A window from Primulina eburnea isolate SZY01 chromosome 2, ASM2296580v1, whole genome shotgun sequence encodes these proteins:
- the LOC140824244 gene encoding uncharacterized protein, with protein MIKDVELKLHKNVVRSDLIVLLIPEFDIILGMDWLTLNGSTIDIQRRSVSIRPPNRKAFIFEAAQNSQMSHVISCICEKKLIRIGCQGFLASIIYVPNTDSRSIGDVEVVKEFRDVFPDDVSGIPPEREVEFAIELMLGTVPISKAPYGLAPAEMKELKY; from the coding sequence ATGATTAAGGACGTGGAGCTCAAATTGCATAAAAATGTTGTTCGATCAGACCTTATTGTATTACTAATACCCGAGTTTGACATTATTTTGGGCATGGATTGGCTCACACTAAACGGATCTACTATCGATATTCAGCGGAGGTCAGTATCTATTAGACCGCCTAATAGGAAAGCGTTCATCTTTGAGGCTGCACAAAACAGTCAAATGTCGCATGTCATTTCATGCATCTGTGAAAAGAAGCTTATCCGAATAGGCTGTCAAGGTTTTCTTGCTAGTATTATATATGTACCCAACACTGACAGTCGATCGATCGGGGATGTGGAGGTTGTCAAGGAATTTCGGGACGTGTTCCCTGACGATGTTTCTGGTATCccacccgagcgagaggtggaatttgctATTGAGCTGATGCTTGGTACTGTGccgatctctaaggcaccgtatggCCTAGCAcctgctgaaatgaaagaattaaaatattGA